The Andrena cerasifolii isolate SP2316 chromosome 14, iyAndCera1_principal, whole genome shotgun sequence genome contains the following window.
ACCGTAGCCTCCACTTCCAGCCCCACCTGCGGCGCCGCCGTAACCACCGGCGCCAGCTCCACCGTAGCCACCGCTTCCACCTCTACCGCCACCTGCACCACCTGCACCACCTGCGCCACCACCGTATCCACCGGCTCCTGCTCCTCCTGCGCCGCCACCATATCCACCGGCTCCTGCTCCACCTGCGCCGCCACCGTATCCACCGGCTCCTGCTCCACCACTGGCGCCACCGTAGCCACCAGTTTTGCTCACTCCAccacctccaaaaaaaatttgagaattggtatttattagAAACATTTAATTCGTCTGattgaaatgaaagaaaattgaaataatagaaaaaaatttggagcagtggagcagtaaaaattttccgtgctccggCTTCGCTCTTGTTTCGGGCAAAATCctactgctccactgctccgcgctccagctccgagctACGAGCTCCGCTCCCACGCTCTCACTGAAACTGTAATCCTTACCTCCACTACCGCCACTTCCGTAACCACCGGAGCCACCACTTCCGCAGCCTCCAGGACCACAGCCGCCTGCTCCACCACCTCCGTGACCACCTGAACCTCCACTTCCACAGCCTGCAGGGCCGCAACCACCACCGGATGATCCGGCCCCACCTCCAGCACCGGCGCCTCCATAACCTCCCGCTCCACCTCCAGCACCGGCGCCTCCGTAACCTCCCGCTCCACCTCCAGCACCGGCGCCTCCGTAACCTCCCGCTCCACCTCCTGTTCCAGATCCTCCGAATCCACCAGCGCCACCTCTACCACCAGCGCCGGCTCCACCGTAACCACCAGTTTTGGTCACTCCACCACCTGCTAACACGAATGgacaaacaaatatttcaaGTTATCAGCTGGAAACATTGTTGCAAATAGCTAAAACCCGGGGTTTGGAgcaaaccaattttttatttgctccgctcctGCTACGCGCCAgctgctttttttaaataacaattcttCTAATCCTTTCAAATAgtaatctttcatttgcaacaaaccccatctttctagcttttcattttcacatagaaaaaaaattcataaagaatgcttaattttcgggcaaagaaagtactatgccTCCTTAACACCGGGTTGCGCGGCCTTACTATATAATATTTCTTCAATGATggaaaattgagaattggtatttattaaaaacatttcatttatctgctcttataaaatgaaagaaaattcaaataaaaaaaaaattggagcagtggagcaatAAACATTTTCCGTGCTCCGGCTCCGACCCTGCTCCGGGCAAAACCCcattgctccactgctccgTGCTCCAGGtccgagctccgctccaacgctctggATAAAATTGTAATCCTTACCTCCACTACCTCCACTTCCGTAACCACCGGAGCCACCACTTCCACAGCCTGCGGGGCCGCAACCACCACCGGACGCTCCACCTCCAGCACCGGCGCCCCCGTAACCTCCCGCTCCACCTCCTGCTCCAGATCCTCCGAATCCTCCAGATCCACCGCCTCTGCCGCCACCTGCACCTTGACCACCTCCAGCACCGGCTCCTCCGTGTCCTCCAGCACCACCTCCAGCACCAGATCCTCCGAATCCTCCAGGTCCTCCGCCACAACCTCCGGGGCCGCATCCACCACTACCACCGCCTCTGCCGGCACCTCCACCGAGACCACCTCCGGCACCTCCACCGTGACCACCTCCGGCACCACCACTTCCGCAGCCTCCAGAGCCGCAGCCACCAGCACCACCGGGTGAGCCTCCGCAATTTCCGGTGCTGCAACCACCTCCCTTGGAACCACCGGCCCCATAACCGCCACCGAAACCGCCCCCGGCACCACCGCCGCTTCCAAATCCTCCGCCACCACCGAAACCTCCTCCACCGCCTCCTCCACCGCCTCCTCCGCCACCACCTCCTCCGCCGAATCCTCCACCGAATCCGGCTCCTAGTCCACCACCTAGTCCTCCGCCCGCCAACGACTTGAGGAGCCCCTCCGCTCCGTTAAACGCGATTGCGTTGCGTTTCGCCCTCGTCTCTGCATCTGAATCAATGTTTACATATCAATTGTGAACGACGGGCTAATTTTAACAACCACTTAGCAGGTAAAACACATGACGCGTGCGGCAATAACTTCATTCATATCAGTATACCAGGTCTACCTCATCGCATTGTGATGTAATTAGAATCTGATGTACGTTAAAAGTAATCACCGTTATTAACAGACTAAGATTGAATTACAATTTCTCAGATAAACGGATAATCGGAGGCGCGCGGTGGTACGCGTGTGTCGCGTTGGCAAAGGTACAATTCATCTTACTACTTAAATATATGTATCTTTACCCGTGAAACATGGGCGTCCGGAAGGGAAGGAGGGGCAAGGAGCACAGTTGCCCCCTGGCTTTTGAAAAAACgcctattttttaaaattaaccttcattaaatttatactaaaaagtgaatattttaaattttagttttaagtttttaattgaaccggcactacaaaatgggttaaaaaaagcaagagggatGCTCCACTCGCACCGCGTGTTTCATGATCCGATTCGTCGATGCCATTGCAAGGGATTGTTTGTTTTACCACTGAAAGAAAGTTTGCGGACACCCTTGCCGGGAAAGGTGTACACAGACTTCGATTACTCACGATGAGAAGGGCGCGATCGGCGCTACGAAAGGTTCTAATGTATGTACGGAAAGCGCGAAGACAGAAACGTGAAAAAGAATACCTTGTGCGTGGACGCAGACAAGAGCCAGCAGTGCGAATAGCACGTTCACCCGATACCGCCACATGATGTAGGATCGATTCTTCTATTCCGCTTGTTCGCTAGCCGCTCATCTTTATATCGTCCCTCCCACTCTGATTTCCCGCGGTTCTTCCTCAAACTACCGCCGCTTCTTCGAACGCGGATCTAAGCGCAAAACGGCAGGGAGGGCAAAAAAACACATCCGTTGGCCAAGGCTAAAGTAACTATTGATCATCATCCGCTAATCCCGGCCTCTGCCTTGTTCGCAAGCCTCCTCCGACAAGCTAACGCAAACGCGATCGCCTCCAGCAACGCAGACGTCGTTGAAGTTCCAGATCCACCCCGACGCGGCCTTGCCATACGTGTTGCCGGTTTCTCTTTCCTCCCCGAGCAAAAGCTTTCCCGATGCCGAAACGGCTGGAAATTGGCACAGTGATAAGTTCGCAATTAGCAGAGGAAACCGATCATCCCACGCACTGACGTCGCGGCGTTTCTGCCGACTCGAAATCCTTGAGCTATGTACATACGTAACGTCAGACGAGCATCATTCTACTTTCTCGCGTCTCCTTCGTCTAAACATTTTTATTAGCATAATTTTCCTTGCGAGATGAGAGAGTACTAAATATGTACTAAATATGAATTCCTGAATGAAAGTCGCCACTTTGTTCTATCCTGTAGCAAAGAGCCACGGTTGCAGCTATGTCTGCTCATCTATCCACTGGGGTTTCACCCGGTCGAAGCAAGGAAAATTCGACAGATAAGAAAAGATAAGCATCAATCGGTAAAACCGATCGCTCGCGGATTGCGTCACTGGAAATTTCGCGCgcgttattttttattctcattGGACGGTTCGCTGGAGATTTTTGAGAATCTGCTAACAAGTGGAGTCACGTTGCGTAATCAGAAGTTCCCGTTTCCTTTTCTtaaatagaattattgctggTGCATACCAGAGCCGATAGCGGTCGATTTACTTTTGCAGTAGCGAAACGGGCAAGCGTATTCAGAATTGCTCTTTGGTAAAAGCTTACAGGCGTAAACAGATTCGCTGATAACCCCGCGCGATGTGTGTTTTAGACATTGACCTGGATCGATCGTTCCATTTGAACTATAAGCATATGCGTATGCAATCGCGATTAGAGTTATACAATAAATTCTCCGTGGCATTTTTCCGACTGCCAGAGGCTGGAGCTTGCGATCACCGAAGGATCGTGATCCTATCGAGTCGATGCAATCAAGAGACACAGTGTGCCTCTATTATGCGAGACGCCGCTTTCAAGAACatttcgattatcgaatctcaataatggttgatccgattaattgattaaggggaggttctgggctaaatgtcgatttttttttatttcatttttcgaatgttcaaccttttaggaaaacgtgtttaaaaggatttgttgaaattcgtgaagttccccaagttataggcatttgagtagcggcaaatgcatgggcaacaaccggccactcggcgctcacgtaaaactttaaggggaggttctggtctaaatgtcgatttttttttatttcaattttcgaatgttcaaccttttatgaaaacgtgtttaaaaggatttgttgaaattcgtaaaattcccgaagttataggcatttgagtagcggcacatgcatgggcaacaaccgtccactccggcactcacgtaaaacttcaaatgcgtttttctcgaaacagtgttctcaaaacggtgggacctgtatcttcaaaagttattatccgattcgactgaaactttttttattttgaaggttattattttggctaggggggggggactaaaaaaattacaaaaagttcaacatttattattttcaaaggcgatgaaaggacgaaaaatacagggaaaagtgatttcaaacatgaagtgtcgttattttctaaaaaaataatgaaatttttgtaattttttttagttaccccgccccctagccaaaagaataatcttcaaaataaacaaggtttcagtcgaatcggataataacttttggagatagaggtcccaccgatttcgatcaattttttgacgccttgactttaacgactccccagtgccgtctgcaatgattaattataaaacaaaaaatatatttctataatctaagacatccttaatacaatgcaacaagttccattaaattatatatagtagttttcctttaattaattcctaaatatcacctattttttgggctctagaccagaacctccccttaatggtcTCAATGGATAACTTGGGTTTGATTTGCATTACAAAAGTGTCcccgttttgttcctacgtgccttatgagcggATAtatcacagttcgacagccatctggacttgtaacattcaatagccgtttcttataggttctcGTGCGCGAAAACgatccgtaaaccgtttgtcgccatcacccacagtttttgagaaattagattttgaaaaaaattgcaaattttccacTTTGAATATCTTTCGAAACAGTAAGGTAAAgccaccagtagttgaccagttAGCTACTTGCTCTGCCATTAAATAGTGACAGTCGCTGCCTAGAGATATTCTTTAAGCTTTCCAAATTATGTAATGAGAacgattttttataaaagttatgttataaaaaatttataaccactTTGCAAAGTTCAGTAACTGCTTCAGAAGTTGACCAtccttgaaaatgaaaatactagTAGTTGACCCTATGTTGATCAGTAATTGACCATACTAGAAAGAGAATTAAGGCAATAATGTAGGTAATCGTCTTAGCATCGTTTATTGTCAATAATTTGAAACAATTTAGAACTAAAAAGGAGAGTGAAGTTAAAAGAAACTGGGTAAATGCACGAAAAAGTTGTATATGTGTTAGTgatttttgaggtcgctgattccgAATCCGACATAGGGTTTGTAagattaatttgtttaaacaatttgtttaaacaaatgattgcaaaattacatgtttTGGTACATATAGAATCGTGTTCTGCGGGGAAACTAACTAAACAAGCATGCATAAGTTtccgaaatttgtttatttattcaaaaacTCTTCttacaatataatttgttaaacaattagattaaataaattaattttataaatcctATGTCGGATTCGGAATCAGCGACCTCACAAACGACTCACAATATATACATAGTCAGTAACCGACTATACCCGTCAACTGCTGGAAACAATTAGAATGACAAGAGTCATTCACTTGACCATCCCACAAACTATATGTTTTTTAgattaatataacaaaaacgGTGCATTTATCAAATATAGAACACTATGAGAGTTTAACAAGTGAAGAGTTCAGTCATAAAGAGTTAATAACCTACGATTTTTTTTACCTGAacccattgagctctaaactacggatgttcgagtactcgaatattcgaatagcttgaaattcggaccgagccgagactcggtttccgagccgagccgagtacttgAAAAAAGCGAgtggctcgaatagaaccgagtagcttgaatagaacggagaactcgaattttttcgagcggctcgaagaaaaccgagcggaccgaaagtaccgaacagtccggtgtgtcgagtagtttgaagtttgaatgtttcgaatattttagaatatgtttatatactggataatggttcgtaattattattattattatcattttgtataaatagccattgttataattggcgtcatttttgtatatcattaattttgtaaagatattaatttacaacaatgtttttaaatggggtTCTTTTTTATGGGATTATTAATTTACCGTTCTTTGCGCGTgtatacttggcgctcttttttgtaccgttttttaaaaatataattttgtggTGTATAACTTAACAGTATTCTGGTTGGCAAGCCTCTACCAACTGGTACTTTACTTCACTGCCGTTTTCAAACAGTTGTAATATACACATATGTTTTTCCTTCACTTATCCTCTTCTGTATTCTTACTTATAGTTTCATGTATAttcatattataataaataaaagtatTGAAACTAGACCACTGCATCAGCACTTCTTACCACTGATACGCTCGCCCGGAACCAACACGGAACTAACTCGTCCGAGCGTCGCCCGTGCGTCCGCCAAGCGCTCACCGAGTCTTGCGCTGAAATCGTTCCCGTGTCGGTGAC
Protein-coding sequences here:
- the LOC143376214 gene encoding uncharacterized protein LOC143376214 isoform X20 — protein: MWRYRVNVLFALLALVCVHAQDAETRAKRNAIAFNGAEGLLKSLAGGGLGGGLGAGFGGGFGGGGGGGGGGGGGGGGGFGGGGGFGSGGGAGGGFGGGYGAGGSKGGGCSTGNCGGSPGGAGGCGSGGCGSGGAGGGHGGGAGGGLGGGAGRGGGSGGCGPGGCGGGPGGFGGSGAGGGAGGHGGAGAGGGQGAGGGRGGGSGGFGGSGAGGGAGGYGGAGAGGGASGGGCGPAGCGSGGSGGYGSGGSGGGGVTKTGGYGGAGAGGYGGASGGAGAGGYGGGAGGAGAGGYGGGAGGAGAGGYGGGAGGAGGAGGGRGGSGGYGGAGAGGYGGAAGGAGSGGYGSGGAGSGGYGGGAGGAGSGGYGGGAGGAGSGGYGGGAGGAGSGGYGGGAGGAGSGGYGGGAGGAGGAGSGGYGGGAGGAGGAGGYGGKGGYGGSSATANAYASASANANANALASANAQAGASASANANANAGAGGFGGLGGYGGNGGHGVDLFNRMGDIDEGVEKSGTVSGAKGVYSSSAANIDSSGKGTYKVGAGKIK
- the LOC143376214 gene encoding uncharacterized protein LOC143376214 isoform X2 — its product is MWRYRVNVLFALLALVCVHAQDAETRAKRNAIAFNGAEGLLKSLAGGGLGGGLGAGFGGGFGGGGGGGGGGGGGGGGGFGGGGGFGSGGGAGGGFGGGYGAGGSKGGGCSTGNCGGSPGGAGGCGSGGCGSGGAGGGHGGGAGGGLGGGAGRGGGSGGCGPGGCGGGPGGFGGSGAGGGAGGHGGAGAGGGQGAGGGRGGGSGGFGGSGAGGGAGGYGGAGAGGGASGGGCGPAGCGSGGSGGYGSGGSGAGGGVTKTGGYGGAGAGGRGGAGGFGGSGTGGGAGGYGGAGAGGGAGGYGGAGAGGGAGGYGGAGAGGGAGSSGGGCGPAGCGSGGSGGHGGGGAGGCGPGGCGSGGSGGYGSGGSGGGGVSKTGGYGGASGGAGAGGYGGGAGGAGAGGYGGGAGGAGAGGYGGGAGGAGGAGGGRGGSGGYGGAGAGGYGGAAGGAGSGGYGSGGAGSGGYGGGAGGAGSGGYGGGAGGAGSGGYGGGAGGAGSGGYGGGAGGAGSGGYGGGAGGAGGAGSGGYGGGAGGAGGAGGYGGKGGYGGSSATANAYASASANANANALASANAQAGASASANANANAGAGGFGGLGGYGGNGGHGVDLFNRMGDIDEGVEKSGTVSGAKGVYSSSAANIDSSGKGTYKVGAGKIK
- the LOC143376214 gene encoding uncharacterized protein LOC143376214 isoform X11, which encodes MWRYRVNVLFALLALVCVHAQDAETRAKRNAIAFNGAEGLLKSLAGGGLGGGLGAGFGGGFGGGGGGGGGGGGGGGGGFGGGGGFGSGGGAGGGFGGGYGAGGSKGGGCSTGNCGGSPGGAGGCGSGGCGSGGAGGGHGGGAGGGLGGGAGRGGGSGGCGPGGCGGGPGGFGGSGAGGGAGGHGGAGAGGGQGAGGGRGGGSGGFGGSGAGGGAGGYGGAGAGGGASGGGCGPAGCGSGGSGGYGSGGSGAGGGVTKTGGYGGAGAGGRGGAGGFGGSGTGGGAGGYGGAGAGGGAGGYGGAGAGGGAGGYGGAGAGGGAGSSGGGCGPAGCGSGGSGGHGGGGAGGCGPGGCGSGGSGGYGSGGSGGGGGVSKTGGYGGASGGAGAGGYGGGAGGAGGGRGGSGGYGGAGAGGYGGAAGGAGSGGYGSGGAGSGGYGGGAGGAGSGGYGGGAGGAGSGGYGGGAGGAGSGGYGGGAGGAGSGGYGGGAGGAGGAGSGGYGGGAGGAGGAGGYGGKGGYGGSSATANAYASASANANANALASANAQAGASASANANANAGAGGFGGLGGYGGNGGHGVDLFNRMGDIDEGVEKSGTVSGAKGVYSSSAANIDSSGKGTYKVGAGKIK
- the LOC143376214 gene encoding uncharacterized protein LOC143376214 isoform X13, with protein sequence MWRYRVNVLFALLALVCVHAQDAETRAKRNAIAFNGAEGLLKSLAGGGLGGGLGAGFGGGFGGGGGGGGGGGGGGGGGFGGGGGFGSGGGAGGGFGGGYGAGGSKGGGCSTGNCGGSPGGAGGCGSGGCGSGGAGGGHGGGAGGGLGGGAGRGGGSGGCGPGGCGGGPGGFGGSGAGGGAGGHGGAGAGGGQGAGGGRGGGSGGFGGSGAGGGAGGYGGAGAGGGASGGGCGPAGCGSGGSGGYGSGGSGAGGGVTKTGGYGGAGAGGRGGAGGFGGSGTGGGAGGYGGAGAGGGAGGYGGAGAGGGAGGYGGAGAGGGAGSSGGGCGPAGCGSGGSGGHGGGGAGGCGPGGCGSGGSGGYGSGAGGGRGGSGGYGGAGAGGYGGAAGGAGSGGYGSGGAGSGGYGGGAGGAGSGGYGGGAGGAGSGGYGGGAGGAGSGGYGGGAGGAGSGGYGGGAGGAGGAGSGGYGGGAGGAGGAGGYGGKGGYGGSSATANAYASASANANANALASANAQAGASASANANANAGAGGFGGLGGYGGNGGHGVDLFNRMGDIDEGVEKSGTVSGAKGVYSSSAANIDSSGKGTYKVGAGKIK
- the LOC143376214 gene encoding uncharacterized protein LOC143376214 isoform X17, with translation MWRYRVNVLFALLALVCVHAQDAETRAKRNAIAFNGAEGLLKSLAGGGLGGGLGAGFGGGFGGGGGGGGGGGGGGGGGFGGGGGFGSGGGAGGGFGGGYGAGGSKGGGCSTGNCGGSPGGAGGCGSGGCGSGGAGGGHGGGAGGGLGGGAGRGGGSGGCGPGGCGGGPGGFGGSGAGGGAGGHGGAGAGGGQGAGGGRGGGSGGFGGSGAGGGAGGYGGAGAGGGASGGGCGPAGCGSGGSGGYGSGGSGAGGGVTKTGGYGGAGAGVSKTGGYGGASGGAGAGGYGGGAGGAGAGGYGGGAGGAGAGGYGGGAGGAGGAGGGRGGSGGYGGAGAGGYGGAAGGAGSGGYGSGGAGSGGYGGGAGGAGSGGYGGGAGGAGSGGYGGGAGGAGSGGYGGGAGGAGSGGYGGGAGGAGGAGSGGYGGGAGGAGGAGGYGGKGGYGGSSATANAYASASANANANALASANAQAGASASANANANAGAGGFGGLGGYGGNGGHGVDLFNRMGDIDEGVEKSGTVSGAKGVYSSSAANIDSSGKGTYKVGAGKIK
- the LOC143376214 gene encoding uncharacterized protein LOC143376214 isoform X4; this translates as MWRYRVNVLFALLALVCVHAQDAETRAKRNAIAFNGAEGLLKSLAGGGLGGGLGAGFGGGFGGGGGGGGGGGGGGGGGFGGGGGFGSGGGAGGGFGGGYGAGGSKGGGCSTGNCGGSPGGAGGCGSGGCGSGGAGGGHGGGAGGGLGGGAGRGGGSGGCGPGGCGGGPGGFGGSGAGGGAGGHGGAGAGGGQGAGGGRGGGSGGFGGSGAGGGAGGYGGAGAGGGASGGGCGPAGCGSGGSGGYGSGGSGAGGGVTKTGGYGGAGAGGRGGAGGFGGSGTGGGAGGYGGAGAGGGAGGYGGAGAGGGAGGYGGAGAGGGAGSSGGGCGPAGCGSGGSGGHGGGGAGGCGPGGCGSGGSGGYGSGGSGGKDYMSKTGGYGGAGAGGYGGGAGGAGAGGYGGGAGGAGGAGGGRGGSGGYGGAGAGGYGGAAGGAGSGGYGSGGAGSGGYGGGAGGAGSGGYGGGAGGAGSGGYGGGAGGAGSGGYGGGAGGAGSGGYGGGAGGAGGAGSGGYGGGAGGAGGAGGYGGKGGYGGSSATANAYASASANANANALASANAQAGASASANANANAGAGGFGGLGGYGGNGGHGVDLFNRMGDIDEGVEKSGTVSGAKGVYSSSAANIDSSGKGTYKVGAGKIK
- the LOC143376214 gene encoding uncharacterized protein LOC143376214 isoform X1, encoding MWRYRVNVLFALLALVCVHAQDAETRAKRNAIAFNGAEGLLKSLAGGGLGGGLGAGFGGGFGGGGGGGGGGGGGGGGGFGGGGGFGSGGGAGGGFGGGYGAGGSKGGGCSTGNCGGSPGGAGGCGSGGCGSGGAGGGHGGGAGGGLGGGAGRGGGSGGCGPGGCGGGPGGFGGSGAGGGAGGHGGAGAGGGQGAGGGRGGGSGGFGGSGAGGGAGGYGGAGAGGGASGGGCGPAGCGSGGSGGYGSGGSGAGGGVTKTGGYGGAGAGGRGGAGGFGGSGTGGGAGGYGGAGAGGGAGGYGGAGAGGGAGGYGGAGAGGGAGSSGGGCGPAGCGSGGSGGHGGGGAGGCGPGGCGSGGSGGYGSGGSGGKDYMSKTGGYGGASGGAGAGGYGGGAGGAGAGGYGGGAGGAGAGGYGGGAGGAGGAGGGRGGSGGYGGAGAGGYGGAAGGAGSGGYGSGGAGSGGYGGGAGGAGSGGYGGGAGGAGSGGYGGGAGGAGSGGYGGGAGGAGSGGYGGGAGGAGGAGSGGYGGGAGGAGGAGGYGGKGGYGGSSATANAYASASANANANALASANAQAGASASANANANAGAGGFGGLGGYGGNGGHGVDLFNRMGDIDEGVEKSGTVSGAKGVYSSSAANIDSSGKGTYKVGAGKIK
- the LOC143376214 gene encoding uncharacterized protein LOC143376214 isoform X24 gives rise to the protein MWRYRVNVLFALLALVCVHAQDAETRAKRNAIAFNGAEGLLKSLAGGGLGGGLGAGFGGGFGGGGGGGGGGGGGGGGGFGGGGGFGSGGGAGGGFGGGYGAGGSKGGGCSTGNCGGSPGGAGGCGSGGCGSGGAGGGHGGGAGGGLGGGAGRGGGSGGCGPGGCGGGPGGFGGSGAGGGAGGHGGAGAGGGQGAGGGRGGGSGGFGGSGAGGGAGGYGGAGAGGGASGGGCGPAGCGSGGSGGYGSGGSGAGGGVTKTGGYGGAGAGGGAGAGGYGGGAGGAGAGGYGGGAGGAGGAGGGRGGSGGYGGAGAGGYGGAAGGAGSGGYGSGGAGSGGYGGGAGGAGSGGYGGGAGGAGSGGYGGGAGGAGSGGYGGGAGGAGSGGYGGGAGGAGGAGSGGYGGGAGGAGGAGGYGGKGGYGGSSATANAYASASANANANALASANAQAGASASANANANAGAGGFGGLGGYGGNGGHGVDLFNRMGDIDEGVEKSGTVSGAKGVYSSSAANIDSSGKGTYKVGAGKIK
- the LOC143376214 gene encoding uncharacterized protein LOC143376214 isoform X22: MWRYRVNVLFALLALVCVHAQDAETRAKRNAIAFNGAEGLLKSLAGGGLGGGLGAGFGGGFGGGGGGGGGGGGGGGGGFGGGGGFGSGGGAGGGFGGGYGAGGSKGGGCSTGNCGGSPGGAGGCGSGGCGSGGAGGGHGGGAGGGLGGGAGRGGGSGGCGPGGCGGGPGGFGGSGAGGGAGGHGGAGAGGGQGAGGGRGGGSGGFGGSGAGGGAGGYGGAGAGGGASGGGCGPAGCGSGGSGGYGSGGSGAGGGVTKTGGYGGAGAGAGAGGYGGGAGGAGAGGYGGGAGGAGAGGYGGGAGGAGGAGGGRGGSGGYGGAGAGGYGGAAGGAGSGGYGSGGAGSGGYGGGAGGAGSGGYGGGAGGAGSGGYGGGAGGAGSGGYGGGAGGAGSGGYGGGAGGAGGAGSGGYGGGAGGAGGAGGYGGKGGYGGSSATANAYASASANANANALASANAQAGASASANANANAGAGGFGGLGGYGGNGGHGVDLFNRMGDIDEGVEKSGTVSGAKGVYSSSAANIDSSGKGTYKVGAGKIK
- the LOC143376214 gene encoding uncharacterized protein LOC143376214 isoform X14 — its product is MWRYRVNVLFALLALVCVHAQDAETRAKRNAIAFNGAEGLLKSLAGGGLGGGLGAGFGGGFGGGGGGGGGGGGGGGGGFGGGGGFGSGGGAGGGFGGGYGAGGSKGGGCSTGNCGGSPGGAGGCGSGGCGSGGAGGGHGGGAGGGLGGGAGRGGGSGGCGPGGCGGGPGGFGGSGAGGGAGGHGGAGAGGGQGAGGGRGGGSGGFGGSGAGGYGGAGAGGGAGGYGGAGAGGGAGGYGGAGAGGGAGSSGGGCGPAGCGSGGSGGHGGGGAGGCGPGGCGSGGSGGYGSGGSGGGGGVSKTGGYGGASGGAGAGGYGGGAGGAGAGGYGGGAGGAGAGGYGGGAGGAGGAGGGRGGSGGYGGAGAGGYGGAAGGAGSGGYGSGGAGSGGYGGGAGGAGSGGYGGGAGGAGSGGYGGGAGGAGSGGYGGGAGGAGSGGYGGGAGGAGGAGSGGYGGGAGGAGGAGGYGGKGGYGGSSATANAYASASANANANALASANAQAGASASANANANAGAGGFGGLGGYGGNGGHGVDLFNRMGDIDEGVEKSGTVSGAKGVYSSSAANIDSSGKGTYKVGAGKIK
- the LOC143376214 gene encoding uncharacterized protein LOC143376214 isoform X5, producing the protein MWRYRVNVLFALLALVCVHAQDAETRAKRNAIAFNGAEGLLKSLAGGGLGGGLGAGFGGGFGGGGGGGGGGGGGGGGGFGGGGGFGSGGGAGGGFGGGYGAGGSKGGGCSTGNCGGSPGGAGGCGSGGCGSGGAGGGHGGGAGGGLGGGAGRGGGSGGCGPGGCGGGPGGFGGSGAGGGAGGHGGAGAGGGQGAGGGRGGGSGGFGGSGAGGGAGGYGGAGAGGGASGGGCGPAGCGSGGSGGYGSGGSGAGGGVTKTGGYGGAGAGGRGGAGGFGGSGTGGGAGGYGGAGAGGGAGGYGGAGAGGGAGGYGGAGAGGGAGSSGGGCGPAGCGSGGSGGHGGGGAGGCGPGGCGSGGSGGYGSGGSGGGGVSKTGGYGGAGAGGYGGGAGGAGAGGYGGGAGGAGGAGGGRGGSGGYGGAGAGGYGGAAGGAGSGGYGSGGAGSGGYGGGAGGAGSGGYGGGAGGAGSGGYGGGAGGAGSGGYGGGAGGAGSGGYGGGAGGAGGAGSGGYGGGAGGAGGAGGYGGKGGYGGSSATANAYASASANANANALASANAQAGASASANANANAGAGGFGGLGGYGGNGGHGVDLFNRMGDIDEGVEKSGTVSGAKGVYSSSAANIDSSGKGTYKVGAGKIK
- the LOC143376214 gene encoding uncharacterized protein LOC143376214 isoform X10, whose translation is MWRYRVNVLFALLALVCVHAQDAETRAKRNAIAFNGAEGLLKSLAGGGLGGGLGAGFGGGFGGGGGGGGGGGGGGGGGFGGGGGFGSGGGAGGGFGGGYGAGGSKGGGCSTGNCGGSPGGAGGCGSGGCGSGGAGGGHGGGAGGGLGGGAGRGGGSGGCGPGGCGGGPGGFGGSGAGGGAGGHGGAGAGGGQGAGGGRGGGSGGFGGSGAGGGAGGYGGAGAGGGASGGGCGPAGCGSGGSGGYGSGGSGAGGGVTKTGGYGGAGAGGRGGAGGFGGSGTGGGAGGYGGAGAGGGAGGYGGAGAGGGAGGYGGAGAGGGAGSSGGGCGPAGCGSGGSGGHGGGGAGGCGPGGCGSGGSGGYGSGGSGGGGGVSKTGGYGGASGGAGAGGYGGGAGGAGAGGYGGGAGGAGAGGYGGGAGGAGGAGGGRGGSGGYGGAGAGGYGGAAGGAGSGGYGSGGAGSGGYGGGAGGAGSGGYGGGAGGAGSGGYGGGAGGAGSGGYGGGAGGAGGAGGYGGKGGYGGSSATANAYASASANANANALASANAQAGASASANANANAGAGGFGGLGGYGGNGGHGVDLFNRMGDIDEGVEKSGTVSGAKGVYSSSAANIDSSGKGTYKVGAGKIK